The following coding sequences lie in one Vibrio casei genomic window:
- a CDS encoding PTS sugar transporter subunit IIC translates to MNHQTNQILMKRVERHISPVANWLASSKHLIAIRDGFQIAMPFIIVGSLFVPFIFPPFNPANYPNINAFLLEHRHFFSTMFEHTMGLIALFIAFGASASLAKQYRIPERLSGLTGCVAFLLLTGAVEQSSPESFLGGNGLFTALISSIYSIEVIRFFYKKGWFLDLPEEVPLITRNGFKLILPLLFIMLSLAIINLTLKQYTGLYFPQLVTEAFKPLVIASDTLTAVLFSLLLCQILWFMGIHGALIVTGIMNPFWLSGLISNQAALAIGEPAPHIYLQGFWDYYLLIGGVGSTLPLVFMAMKSRSKQLNSVGKIGFIPALFNINEPILFGFPIIMNPLFFLPFVFVPLINAVIAWHFTQLGILDPFISMLPWSMPAPIGAYLAANGSLHNALMVLFAMFNSWMLYRPFFKVHEKWLIDQETQTIS, encoded by the coding sequence ATGAACCATCAAACCAATCAAATACTGATGAAACGTGTTGAACGTCACATTTCTCCCGTGGCGAACTGGTTAGCGAGCAGTAAACATCTGATTGCCATTCGTGATGGTTTTCAAATTGCGATGCCCTTTATTATTGTGGGTAGCTTATTTGTTCCCTTCATTTTCCCGCCGTTTAATCCAGCCAATTACCCCAACATAAACGCATTTTTGCTCGAGCATCGGCATTTCTTTTCGACCATGTTTGAGCATACCATGGGGCTGATAGCTTTATTCATTGCCTTTGGCGCGAGTGCCAGCTTAGCTAAACAATATCGAATTCCAGAGAGGCTTTCGGGATTGACCGGTTGCGTTGCTTTTTTATTATTAACTGGTGCGGTTGAGCAATCTTCACCAGAAAGTTTTTTAGGTGGTAACGGCCTATTTACTGCCCTGATCTCAAGTATTTACAGCATTGAAGTGATCCGGTTTTTTTATAAAAAAGGCTGGTTTTTAGATTTACCCGAAGAAGTCCCGTTGATCACTCGCAATGGCTTTAAGCTAATTTTACCGCTGTTATTTATTATGCTTTCTCTTGCGATTATTAATTTAACCTTAAAACAATATACAGGTTTATATTTCCCACAATTAGTCACCGAAGCGTTCAAGCCTTTAGTCATCGCCAGTGACACATTAACCGCGGTATTGTTTTCATTACTGCTTTGCCAAATCCTTTGGTTTATGGGGATCCATGGCGCATTAATTGTCACTGGAATTATGAATCCATTTTGGCTCAGTGGCTTAATTTCAAATCAGGCTGCACTGGCTATAGGTGAGCCGGCTCCTCATATTTATCTGCAAGGTTTTTGGGATTACTACTTATTAATTGGCGGGGTTGGTTCAACCCTCCCCTTAGTCTTCATGGCAATGAAAAGCCGCTCAAAACAGCTCAACTCCGTTGGTAAAATTGGCTTTATTCCAGCTTTATTCAACATTAACGAACCGATTTTGTTCGGCTTTCCGATCATTATGAACCCGCTTTTCTTCTTACCTTTTGTGTTTGTGCCGTTAATCAATGCCGTGATTGCGTGGCATTTCACTCAACTCGGAATACTCGACCCATTTATCTCAATGTTACCTTGGTCGATGCCAGCTCCAATTGGTGCTTATTTAGCAGCCAACGGAAGTTTGCATAATGCTTTGATGGTGTTATTTGCGATGTTTAACTCTTGGATGCTGTATCGCCCATTTTTTAAAGTGCATGAAAAGTG
- a CDS encoding PTS sugar transporter subunit IIB, whose product MKKIMLCCSAGMSTSMLMKKMIEEAAKRNLEVDIQAFGASEFDQKAPNFQCVLLGPQIKYMQADLQKKADAYGIKVEPINMMDYGMQKGDKVLDHALSLID is encoded by the coding sequence ATGAAAAAAATTATGCTTTGCTGCTCAGCTGGAATGTCAACTAGCATGCTGATGAAAAAAATGATCGAGGAAGCGGCTAAACGCAACCTAGAAGTGGATATTCAAGCTTTCGGCGCTTCAGAGTTTGACCAAAAAGCGCCTAACTTCCAGTGTGTTTTACTTGGCCCTCAAATCAAATATATGCAAGCAGATCTACAAAAGAAAGCTGATGCATACGGTATTAAGGTAGAACCAATTAACATGATGGATTACGGCATGCAGAAGGGCGACAAAGTTCTCGATCACGCGCTGTCTTTGATTGATTAA